From Streptomyces cyaneogriseus subsp. noncyanogenus, the proteins below share one genomic window:
- a CDS encoding AAA family ATPase → MNAAAGSGPRPGTDAWVAAAHGTEHDEKALGSGFLIDEHRVLTCAHVACPTWEKTRELWVAFPKSDQFMDRRFRVREVFAPEAPAKRRAQDVAVLVLAEPVSGEPAARLRRPTPSALVGEPWWAFGFPDGDLFGNSSDGTVGESLAYGWVRLDTASRYPVRPGYSGAALWSPTYQSVVGLVGQASGSGDARALTLHQADKWLPDQKIALLTDWSAEAAGETALAAWGWTLDDDPEASRHWKPRARGVSTDAEQGFRFRGRTAALTEIIGWMTSAAAPRKVLLVTGSPGVGKSAVLGRVVTSADPGIAALLPADDDALRAPLGSVSCAVHAKGKTALEVAKEIATAASAAPPERAGDLASVLRTTLSERPASADRPFVVVIDALDEATSAQQARLIARHIALPLAETCADLNVRVLVGSRRGDDAGSLLDSFGTAARVIDLDAPEFFAAADLTAYTMATLRLLGDERPDNPYGDEHTARPVAARITSYNVCYTKLLRDDAGSLLDSFGTAARVIDLDAPEFFAAADLTAYTMATLRLLGDERPDNPYGDEHTARPVAARIAELADANFLVAGLTARGHGLHDTHAVAPADIAFTPTVAAALQDYLARLPAVDGAPAADALSVLAYAEAPGLPLPLWSAAVERLTGHHLTEERLRTLARSSAANFLVETGVNDQNAGVFRLFHQALNDALRKNRARLGSNVTDERALTRCFIAYGRRLGWDRAPVYLLRSLPRHAVGGRVIDELLAEAEYALHADLRRLIPASGAALCGAAGERAQVLRRTPQAIDREPARRAALFSVTETQEGFDQVYGTLAAEGPYRAEWAAVAPRAEEAVLEGHSAEIRSVCSLGPASHTLLASASGDGTVRLWDPVTARTVRRLTPRFGRIRAMCGLIVDGQTYLALAADSDVWLWNESRQRAAGHLTGHLSSIRDICAFDTADGPRLATAGADGTVRVWDPATGECALVLSGHGGWVESVCAVAIAGETLLASGGDEQDSSIILWRPGTGERVRVLEGHEGSIVALCTVKVARQNLLASLGADRTVRLWEPAGGWCVGTLPGEDLAFTLRTVTTEGRSLLAGTSGDLVRLLDPETGRIAITLQGHSDSVDSLCVLRVNGRDLLASGGADHTVRLWDPAAPRAGRVSAVRALSPVYSGEGVLVAAGGDDGVTELRDPASGTVVGTVQGNHDWVRALCSLRHLDRPYLAGCGDDGETWLWSPGDTSPRSRRRGTRPAYTMCSVHVDDRTLLAVGHTDGSAWLWDPLTSETARFSRFHSGIYAMCRVELAGRPYVATATDGLDGAVWLWDVVSGQHHRLVAASETFAMCTLPVAGRTALATAHAHGAVRLWDAERGELVGELSGHTGAVNAVSVVGEGGPLLATAGSDRTVRLWDVTARALVEEIPVHHPALAVTWVAQRLIVGLDHGLLALSLGDVSRCSGRSEREARGGAHGRSVAAERADDHRIRSESAG, encoded by the coding sequence ATGAACGCCGCTGCCGGCTCGGGCCCGCGCCCGGGCACCGATGCCTGGGTGGCCGCGGCGCACGGCACGGAGCACGACGAGAAGGCGCTGGGCTCCGGCTTCCTCATCGATGAACACCGGGTACTGACGTGCGCGCATGTCGCCTGCCCGACGTGGGAGAAGACGCGTGAGCTGTGGGTGGCGTTCCCCAAGTCGGACCAGTTCATGGACCGGCGCTTCCGGGTACGGGAGGTGTTCGCGCCGGAGGCCCCGGCGAAGCGCCGTGCGCAGGACGTGGCCGTCCTCGTACTCGCGGAGCCGGTCTCCGGTGAGCCTGCGGCGCGGTTGCGGCGGCCGACGCCGTCCGCACTCGTGGGCGAGCCATGGTGGGCCTTCGGGTTCCCCGACGGCGATCTGTTCGGCAATTCGTCGGACGGGACGGTCGGCGAGTCGCTCGCCTACGGGTGGGTGCGGCTCGACACGGCCTCGCGCTATCCCGTCAGACCCGGTTACAGCGGCGCCGCCTTGTGGTCACCGACGTACCAGTCGGTCGTGGGCCTGGTCGGGCAGGCCAGTGGTTCGGGCGACGCCCGGGCCTTGACGCTCCATCAAGCCGACAAGTGGCTGCCCGACCAGAAGATCGCGCTGCTCACCGACTGGTCGGCCGAGGCGGCGGGCGAAACAGCGCTCGCGGCGTGGGGCTGGACCCTGGACGACGACCCGGAAGCCAGCCGGCACTGGAAGCCGCGTGCCCGCGGCGTGAGTACGGACGCCGAACAGGGCTTCCGGTTCCGGGGCCGTACCGCCGCTCTCACCGAGATCATCGGCTGGATGACCTCCGCGGCCGCGCCGCGCAAAGTACTGCTGGTGACCGGGTCGCCCGGCGTGGGCAAGTCCGCGGTGCTCGGACGGGTGGTCACCTCGGCGGATCCCGGTATCGCCGCGCTGCTCCCGGCGGACGACGACGCCCTGCGCGCGCCCCTCGGCTCGGTCTCCTGCGCCGTGCACGCCAAGGGCAAGACCGCTCTGGAGGTGGCCAAGGAGATCGCCACCGCGGCCTCGGCCGCGCCACCCGAGCGCGCCGGCGACCTGGCCTCCGTGCTGCGGACCACTCTGTCCGAGCGGCCCGCTTCCGCGGACAGGCCGTTCGTCGTGGTCATCGACGCCCTCGACGAGGCCACCAGCGCGCAGCAGGCCCGCCTGATCGCACGGCACATCGCCCTCCCTCTGGCGGAGACCTGCGCGGATCTCAACGTCAGGGTGCTGGTCGGCAGCCGCCGCGGAGACGATGCCGGCAGTCTGCTCGACTCGTTCGGCACAGCGGCCCGCGTCATCGACCTCGACGCGCCCGAGTTCTTCGCGGCGGCGGACCTCACCGCGTACACGATGGCCACGCTCCGGCTCCTGGGCGACGAGCGGCCCGACAACCCTTACGGCGACGAGCACACCGCGCGCCCGGTCGCTGCTCGTATAACTTCGTATAATGTATGCTATACGAAGTTATTACGAGACGATGCCGGCAGTCTGCTCGACTCGTTCGGCACAGCGGCCCGCGTCATCGACCTCGACGCGCCCGAGTTCTTCGCCGCGGCGGACCTCACCGCGTACACGATGGCCACGCTCCGGCTCCTGGGCGACGAGCGGCCCGACAACCCTTACGGCGACGAGCACACCGCGCGCCCGGTCGCTGCCCGCATCGCCGAACTGGCCGACGCCAATTTCCTCGTGGCCGGGCTCACCGCGCGCGGTCACGGCCTGCACGACACTCACGCGGTCGCGCCCGCCGACATCGCCTTCACCCCGACGGTCGCCGCGGCACTGCAGGACTACCTCGCACGGCTGCCCGCCGTCGACGGCGCTCCGGCGGCCGATGCCCTGAGCGTCCTGGCCTACGCCGAGGCACCGGGGCTCCCGCTGCCGCTGTGGAGCGCCGCGGTGGAACGGCTCACGGGCCATCACCTCACCGAGGAGCGGCTCCGGACCCTGGCGCGCTCGTCAGCCGCGAACTTCCTCGTCGAGACCGGCGTCAACGACCAGAACGCAGGTGTGTTCCGGCTCTTCCACCAGGCCCTCAACGACGCGCTGCGGAAGAACCGCGCCCGGCTCGGGTCGAACGTGACCGACGAACGCGCCCTCACGCGTTGCTTCATCGCCTACGGCCGACGGCTCGGCTGGGACCGTGCGCCGGTGTACCTGCTGCGCTCGCTGCCCCGGCACGCCGTCGGCGGGCGTGTCATCGACGAGCTGCTCGCGGAGGCGGAGTACGCGCTCCACGCGGATCTGCGGCGCCTCATCCCGGCGAGCGGTGCGGCGCTCTGCGGGGCGGCCGGCGAACGCGCCCAGGTCCTTCGCCGTACGCCGCAGGCCATCGACCGCGAACCGGCCCGGCGTGCGGCCCTCTTCAGCGTGACCGAGACACAGGAAGGGTTCGATCAGGTCTACGGGACCCTGGCGGCTGAAGGGCCGTACCGAGCCGAGTGGGCGGCAGTCGCCCCACGCGCCGAAGAGGCCGTCCTGGAGGGCCACAGCGCCGAGATCCGATCCGTGTGCTCCCTCGGCCCCGCGTCCCACACCCTGCTCGCCAGCGCCTCCGGCGACGGGACCGTGCGGCTGTGGGACCCGGTCACCGCCCGTACGGTGCGACGCCTCACTCCCCGGTTCGGCCGCATCAGGGCGATGTGCGGCCTGATCGTCGACGGGCAGACGTACCTCGCTCTCGCCGCGGACAGCGACGTCTGGCTGTGGAACGAATCCCGGCAGCGCGCCGCGGGGCACCTGACCGGCCACCTCAGCTCGATTCGCGACATCTGCGCGTTCGACACGGCCGACGGCCCGCGCCTCGCGACCGCCGGCGCGGACGGCACGGTCCGTGTCTGGGATCCCGCCACCGGGGAGTGCGCCCTGGTCCTTTCGGGACACGGCGGCTGGGTCGAGAGTGTGTGCGCGGTGGCGATCGCCGGCGAAACCCTCCTGGCGTCGGGCGGGGACGAACAGGACAGCTCCATCATTCTGTGGCGTCCCGGCACCGGCGAGCGCGTCCGTGTCCTCGAGGGGCACGAAGGTTCCATCGTCGCCCTGTGCACCGTGAAGGTGGCCCGGCAGAACCTGCTGGCGAGTCTGGGCGCGGACCGGACCGTGCGGCTGTGGGAGCCGGCCGGCGGCTGGTGCGTGGGCACCCTCCCCGGCGAGGACCTGGCCTTCACGCTGCGCACCGTCACGACCGAGGGGCGCTCGCTGCTCGCCGGCACGAGTGGCGATCTGGTCCGGCTGCTGGACCCCGAGACCGGCCGGATCGCCATCACCCTTCAAGGTCACTCCGACTCCGTGGACTCCCTCTGCGTCCTGCGCGTCAACGGTCGGGATCTGCTCGCCAGTGGCGGCGCCGACCACACCGTGCGGCTGTGGGACCCGGCGGCGCCGCGCGCCGGCCGGGTGAGCGCGGTCCGCGCCCTCTCCCCCGTATACAGCGGCGAGGGTGTGCTGGTGGCCGCCGGAGGCGATGACGGCGTCACCGAGCTTCGCGATCCCGCCTCCGGCACCGTGGTCGGCACGGTGCAGGGCAACCACGACTGGGTGCGTGCCCTGTGTTCCCTGCGCCACCTCGACCGGCCGTACCTCGCCGGCTGCGGTGACGACGGAGAGACGTGGCTGTGGAGCCCCGGGGACACCTCGCCCCGGTCCCGGCGCCGGGGCACCAGACCCGCTTACACCATGTGCTCCGTGCACGTGGACGACCGGACACTCCTGGCTGTGGGCCACACCGACGGCAGCGCATGGCTGTGGGACCCGCTCACCAGCGAGACCGCGCGCTTCTCCCGCTTCCACAGCGGGATCTACGCCATGTGCCGTGTGGAACTCGCCGGCCGGCCGTACGTCGCCACGGCCACGGACGGGCTGGACGGCGCGGTCTGGCTGTGGGACGTGGTCTCCGGTCAGCACCACAGGTTGGTCGCGGCGAGCGAGACTTTCGCGATGTGCACGCTGCCCGTGGCCGGACGGACCGCTCTCGCCACCGCGCACGCGCACGGAGCGGTGCGCTTGTGGGACGCCGAGCGGGGCGAACTCGTCGGGGAGCTCTCCGGCCACACGGGCGCGGTCAACGCGGTGAGCGTGGTCGGTGAGGGCGGGCCCCTCCTCGCCACCGCCGGCAGTGACCGGACCGTGCGTCTGTGGGACGTGACGGCCCGAGCGCTGGTCGAGGAGATTCCCGTACATCATCCCGCGCTCGCCGTCACCTGGGTGGCACAGCGTCTGATCGTCGGCCTCGACCACGGGCTCCTGGCCCTGTCGCTGGGCGACGTGAGCCGTTGCAGCGGACGGAGCGAGCGCGAGGCGCGAGGAGGCGCACATGGCCGGTCCGTCGCTGCGGAACGTGCCGACGACCACCGGATCCGCTCGGAGTCGGCAGGATAG
- a CDS encoding AAA domain-containing protein: protein MSAVTVVLRAPLVLVPGLKLDEQLRTKSRSSAGLPPDVTRIVHDLNELRSGVAVSLSPGNGKYRPSLLVHTRAYRLRLEATNRGTGYFVKHIDPLRLADHARLARSCLLVRPPAWQMVFELKAVPEGSDAQWQALADAWQSLSRGPARHAGTAPVSDAQSEFLDTVDRLIDVTEEYATREEREAAPFPYRSLTTTGGRRSSTPQSMYEFRLIGPELPPVGAFVRVQGDTETRGRVRRVTEGAVTVCFDQPVSWDRLPERGALELVPSNVVFNKQRQAVASLRTGDAGNPRLLSAVVEHRVRGIPATTAQPHESLDPEQLDAFRKALATEDLLVVLGPPGTGKTRTITEIAHTTAITADAGGGRVLVTSHTNRAVDNVLARLPRDLVVIRVGDESKVHADVRPLLLEEQSENLSEGIRHAMAHRTRAYREAQATADWTAELASRLDRVDDLARSEKAAALRVQDAIQAAAAPARKALEALQYEEDERDAARRALVDRATRLQARVQTEQQRSSRLLTGRLHRNRARRAEAELTAVRAEMQRLEALGPELRRQAETAKAEADRAVREDPAVGAALAARQSARRRLDDGLQSAYEAAGVAVQALGTVVPGVSAPAFLRDPTEAAAALHALRQRLEAWLPVLSARQELTRQWQTAVGQDPGQLVPELIRYAQVVGATCIGAASRPELSGVEFDLGIVDEAGQIGVPDALVPLTRVRRGVLVGDDRQLPPFLDTEVADWARATGDPALLRLTSQSALEQLRAGLPSSHVVQLTRQRRMPAEIADFISAHFYAGRLLTEKEHRHTDPLFASPMAFVDTSRLPERTRRESQGGRAEGRTRKGFFNTCEARLLARLAAFYHQRGSEWVVIVPYLAQRSEVVRHLTPLIGASELAHASVGSVDSYQGGERDVVLYGFTRSNPEGRIGFLKELRRINVAFTRAKSQLILTGDLSNLLNADDPGFRALAEAMHRHLLDRGDLWDFHDVMGALDHAAADMTETVSPSARRGRP, encoded by the coding sequence ATGTCCGCCGTCACCGTCGTCCTGCGCGCTCCGCTGGTGCTCGTCCCGGGACTCAAGCTGGACGAACAGCTCCGTACGAAGTCGCGATCCAGTGCTGGACTTCCGCCGGACGTCACGCGGATCGTCCACGACCTGAACGAGCTTCGCAGCGGTGTCGCCGTGAGTCTCAGTCCCGGCAACGGCAAGTACAGACCGTCCTTGCTGGTACATACCCGCGCCTACCGGCTCCGTCTCGAGGCGACGAACCGGGGTACCGGCTACTTCGTCAAGCACATCGATCCTCTGCGCCTCGCCGATCACGCACGCCTTGCACGGTCCTGCCTGCTGGTGCGCCCGCCGGCCTGGCAGATGGTGTTCGAACTGAAGGCGGTGCCCGAGGGCTCCGACGCCCAGTGGCAGGCCCTTGCGGACGCCTGGCAGAGCCTCAGCCGTGGGCCGGCGCGGCACGCGGGCACCGCCCCCGTCAGCGACGCCCAGTCGGAGTTCCTCGACACGGTGGACCGGCTGATCGACGTGACCGAGGAGTATGCCACCCGCGAAGAGCGCGAGGCCGCCCCCTTCCCGTACCGGAGCCTGACGACCACCGGCGGCAGGCGCAGCAGCACTCCTCAGTCGATGTACGAGTTCCGGCTCATCGGGCCGGAACTGCCGCCGGTCGGCGCCTTCGTGCGTGTCCAGGGGGACACGGAGACCCGTGGCAGGGTGAGACGCGTCACGGAAGGGGCCGTCACGGTCTGCTTCGACCAGCCCGTGTCGTGGGACCGGCTGCCCGAGCGCGGAGCACTGGAACTCGTGCCGAGCAACGTGGTGTTCAACAAACAGCGGCAGGCCGTGGCGAGTCTCCGCACCGGGGACGCCGGCAACCCCCGCCTGCTGTCGGCCGTGGTCGAGCACCGTGTCCGCGGTATCCCGGCGACGACCGCGCAGCCGCATGAGAGCCTCGACCCCGAGCAGCTGGACGCTTTCCGCAAGGCGCTGGCCACCGAGGACCTGCTGGTGGTGCTTGGTCCGCCCGGTACCGGCAAGACCCGGACCATCACCGAGATCGCCCACACCACCGCGATCACGGCCGACGCCGGCGGTGGCAGGGTTCTCGTCACCTCCCACACCAACCGCGCCGTGGACAACGTGCTCGCCCGGCTGCCGAGGGATCTCGTGGTGATCCGTGTCGGGGACGAGAGCAAGGTCCATGCCGATGTGAGACCACTTCTTCTGGAAGAGCAGTCGGAGAACCTGTCGGAGGGGATCCGGCACGCCATGGCCCACCGGACACGGGCCTACCGGGAGGCGCAAGCCACTGCCGACTGGACGGCGGAGCTCGCGTCCCGGCTCGATCGGGTCGATGACCTCGCCCGGAGCGAGAAGGCCGCGGCCCTGCGCGTGCAGGATGCGATCCAAGCCGCCGCCGCACCGGCTCGCAAGGCGCTGGAAGCGCTCCAGTACGAGGAAGACGAGCGGGATGCGGCCCGGCGGGCACTGGTCGATCGGGCGACGCGGCTTCAGGCGAGGGTACAGACCGAGCAGCAGCGCTCCAGCCGTCTGCTGACCGGCCGGCTGCACCGCAACAGGGCCCGCCGCGCAGAGGCGGAGCTCACCGCGGTGCGCGCCGAGATGCAGCGGCTGGAGGCCCTCGGTCCTGAGCTGCGCCGGCAGGCCGAGACGGCGAAGGCCGAGGCGGACCGCGCGGTACGCGAGGACCCCGCTGTGGGAGCGGCCCTGGCCGCCCGTCAGTCCGCGCGGCGTCGGCTCGACGACGGCCTGCAATCCGCCTACGAGGCCGCCGGCGTGGCCGTCCAGGCACTCGGCACGGTCGTACCGGGCGTATCCGCACCCGCTTTCCTGCGCGATCCGACCGAGGCGGCCGCCGCACTGCATGCGCTGCGTCAACGCCTGGAGGCATGGCTGCCCGTTCTCTCCGCACGCCAGGAACTCACCAGGCAGTGGCAGACCGCCGTGGGCCAGGACCCGGGCCAGCTGGTGCCCGAACTCATCCGCTACGCCCAAGTGGTCGGCGCCACCTGCATCGGAGCCGCGTCCCGCCCTGAGCTGTCAGGTGTCGAGTTCGACCTGGGCATCGTCGACGAAGCCGGCCAGATCGGCGTCCCGGACGCGCTGGTGCCATTGACCCGGGTCCGCCGCGGTGTACTGGTCGGCGACGACCGGCAGCTGCCGCCCTTCCTGGATACCGAAGTCGCCGACTGGGCCCGGGCGACGGGCGACCCCGCTCTGCTGCGGCTGACGTCACAGAGCGCCTTGGAGCAGCTACGTGCCGGACTCCCCTCCTCCCACGTCGTCCAGCTGACCCGGCAGCGCCGCATGCCCGCCGAGATCGCCGATTTCATCTCGGCCCACTTCTACGCGGGACGGCTGCTCACCGAGAAGGAACACCGGCACACCGACCCTTTGTTCGCGAGCCCGATGGCCTTTGTCGACACCTCCCGCCTGCCCGAGCGCACACGCCGCGAGTCGCAGGGCGGCCGGGCCGAGGGCCGGACCCGTAAGGGCTTCTTCAACACCTGTGAGGCACGCCTCCTCGCCCGGCTCGCCGCCTTCTACCACCAGCGCGGTTCCGAGTGGGTGGTGATCGTTCCCTACCTCGCGCAACGCTCGGAGGTCGTCCGCCACCTCACCCCGCTGATCGGCGCCTCCGAACTCGCGCATGCCTCGGTCGGCAGCGTCGACTCCTACCAGGGCGGGGAGCGCGATGTCGTCCTGTACGGCTTCACACGCAGCAACCCCGAAGGACGGATCGGCTTCCTCAAAGAGCTCCGCCGCATCAATGTGGCCTTCACTCGTGCCAAGAGCCAGCTGATACTGACCGGTGACCTGAGCAATCTGCTCAACGCGGACGACCCCGGCTTCCGCGCGCTCGCCGAGGCCATGCACCGGCATCTGCTCGACCGCGGTGACCTGTGGGACTTCCACGACGTCATGGGTGCGCTCGACCATGCCGCCGCGGACATGACCGAAACGGTTTCCCCATCAGCGCGCAGGGGTCGACCGTGA
- a CDS encoding CU044_2847 family protein, which produces MAHQVVSYALDDETVVRFEIEPTDQFHQVGAGEIVGQVREAVRPAVEAARAVLDQAVALHPAEVQVTFGVKVSGTANWLVAKASTDANFEVSLVWRSAAADGA; this is translated from the coding sequence ATGGCACATCAGGTGGTGTCGTACGCGCTGGACGACGAAACGGTCGTCCGGTTCGAGATCGAGCCGACGGACCAGTTCCACCAGGTGGGCGCCGGGGAGATCGTGGGCCAGGTCCGCGAAGCCGTACGCCCCGCCGTGGAGGCCGCCCGGGCGGTACTCGACCAGGCGGTGGCACTCCACCCCGCGGAGGTCCAGGTGACGTTCGGTGTCAAGGTCAGCGGGACGGCCAACTGGCTGGTCGCCAAGGCCTCGACGGACGCGAACTTCGAGGTGTCGCTGGTGTGGCGGTCTGCGGCGGCGGACGGGGCCTGA